The following coding sequences lie in one Flavobacterium cyclinae genomic window:
- a CDS encoding AI-2E family transporter translates to MTSKELSYGIVRAVGIIAAILLLLFFLYKISTVIVYGVVSIVVTLLLYPFVLFLRRKLKFRNTLAVITTLFLVILFISGIILLFIPLILAQGENLSLLDINSLENNYNQLLNDISLYLNSHNIDLQQIAKSSNLTSFSNFEFIPNFLNNMVSTIGNIGMGLASVLFISFFLLKERTSFVTIFKNIIPENQKDKAINSIKKINEMLSKYFLGLLLQLFIILILYFIVFLIFGVENALIIALLCAVFNIVPYVGPIIATIVASVLIMISSIGTGADFASETLPTTLYVLIGMFVVQLIDNNISSPMIFSKSTNSHPLEIFLVILIAGILFGITGMIIAVPFYTSLKVIGKEFLPDNRIIKALTKNL, encoded by the coding sequence ATGACTTCAAAAGAACTTTCATACGGAATCGTTAGGGCTGTTGGGATTATAGCTGCCATTCTATTGTTGCTCTTCTTCTTATATAAAATTTCAACCGTAATTGTTTATGGCGTTGTTTCGATTGTGGTAACCCTTTTGTTGTATCCTTTTGTCTTATTTTTAAGGAGAAAATTAAAGTTTAGAAATACACTAGCCGTTATTACAACACTGTTTTTAGTCATACTTTTCATTTCTGGAATCATTTTACTTTTCATTCCTTTAATTTTGGCTCAAGGCGAAAATTTATCGCTTTTAGATATTAATTCACTTGAAAATAATTACAATCAATTATTGAATGATATTAGCTTATATCTGAACTCACATAATATTGATTTACAACAAATTGCTAAAAGTTCGAATCTTACTTCCTTTTCAAATTTTGAATTTATTCCTAATTTTTTAAATAATATGGTAAGTACAATTGGAAATATTGGAATGGGATTGGCTTCAGTATTATTTATTTCTTTTTTTCTTCTCAAAGAAAGAACTTCATTTGTAACAATATTTAAAAATATAATACCTGAAAATCAAAAAGATAAAGCCATTAATTCGATTAAAAAAATTAACGAAATGCTTTCCAAATATTTCTTAGGATTGCTACTTCAATTATTTATTATATTGATTTTATACTTTATTGTTTTTCTTATTTTTGGAGTTGAAAACGCTTTGATTATTGCCCTATTATGTGCCGTTTTCAATATTGTTCCTTATGTGGGGCCAATTATTGCTACTATTGTTGCTAGCGTCTTAATAATGATTAGTAGCATTGGCACTGGAGCCGATTTTGCATCTGAAACTTTACCCACTACCCTTTATGTTTTAATAGGGATGTTTGTAGTGCAATTGATTGACAACAATATTAGTTCGCCAATGATTTTTTCAAAAAGTACTAATTCCCATCCTTTAGAAATCTTTTTAGTGATACTAATTGCAGGGATTTTATTTGGGATTACAGGAATGATTATCGCTGTTCCATTTTATACCTCTTTGAAAGTAATTGGAAAAGAATTTTTACCCGATAATCGAATCATTAAAGCCCTTACCAAAAACTTATAG
- a CDS encoding class I SAM-dependent methyltransferase — protein MNLESLLQPEIQDFINKNLNEDSTKLALKKNPFPEVNYSVLINQIIAKKKAKDKLPTWFLSENIIYPEKISIEQTSSEITANYKASLVSGEKLIDCTGGFGIDDYYFSKHFKSVIHCELNPDLSQIVNHNFKNLKATNIECYQGDSTEILNQLNQKFDCIYIDPSRRNDAKGKVFMLADCLPNVVALQDFYFQFTDIILIKTAPILDLHAGLLELKNVSEIHIVAVENEVKELLWKIVKNFNESPEIFAINLEKEKQTITKIESTKSYFVSYSLPKKYLYEPNASLMKSGGFEAVSELFAIGKLHQHSHLYTSDELIDFPGRKFQIDLIVPFQKKEITQHLQGKKMNVSTRNFPIKPEDLKKKYKILDGGTIFAFFTTNLKNEKIVVLCTKI, from the coding sequence TTGAATTTAGAATCGCTTTTACAACCTGAAATACAAGATTTTATCAATAAAAATCTGAATGAAGATAGCACAAAATTAGCTTTAAAGAAAAATCCATTTCCCGAAGTAAATTATTCAGTTCTAATCAATCAAATTATAGCTAAAAAGAAAGCAAAAGATAAACTTCCTACTTGGTTTTTATCAGAAAATATTATTTATCCTGAAAAAATATCAATCGAACAAACGTCTTCAGAAATTACAGCTAACTATAAAGCCTCATTGGTTTCGGGTGAAAAATTAATAGATTGTACTGGCGGATTTGGGATTGACGATTACTATTTTTCGAAACATTTTAAATCGGTTATTCATTGTGAATTAAATCCTGATTTATCTCAAATCGTTAACCATAATTTTAAAAATTTAAAAGCAACAAACATAGAATGTTATCAAGGAGATAGTACCGAAATTTTAAATCAATTGAATCAAAAATTTGATTGCATTTACATCGACCCTTCCAGAAGAAATGATGCTAAAGGCAAAGTCTTCATGTTAGCCGATTGTTTGCCCAATGTTGTTGCTTTACAAGATTTCTATTTTCAATTTACAGATATAATTTTAATTAAAACAGCTCCCATATTAGACCTTCATGCTGGATTATTAGAACTTAAAAACGTTTCCGAAATTCACATTGTAGCAGTTGAAAACGAAGTGAAAGAGTTGCTTTGGAAAATTGTTAAAAATTTCAATGAGTCGCCCGAAATTTTTGCGATTAATCTTGAAAAAGAAAAGCAAACGATTACGAAAATTGAAAGTACAAAATCCTATTTTGTTTCTTATAGTTTACCCAAAAAATATTTATACGAGCCCAATGCTTCTCTAATGAAATCGGGTGGATTTGAAGCAGTTTCCGAATTATTTGCTATTGGGAAATTACACCAACATTCGCATTTATATACTTCAGATGAACTTATTGATTTTCCTGGAAGAAAATTTCAAATTGATTTGATTGTTCCGTTTCAAAAAAAAGAAATAACGCAACATCTTCAAGGAAAAAAAATGAATGTTTCTACACGAAATTTCCCTATAAAACCAGAAGACTTAAAGAAAAAATATAAAATTTTAGACGGTGGAACCATTTTTGCGTTTTTCACTACGAATTTAAAAAATGAAAAAATAGTAGTACTTTGCACCAAAATATAA
- the tsaD gene encoding tRNA (adenosine(37)-N6)-threonylcarbamoyltransferase complex transferase subunit TsaD — protein sequence MSERKIYTLAIESSCDDTSAAVLCNDVVLSNIVARQAIHEEYGGVVPELASRAHQQNIVPVVDVAIKKAGITKNDLNCIAFTQGPGLMGSLLVGGSFAKSMSMALHIPLIAVNHMKAHILAHFIDEEGFDKPTFPFLALTISGGHTQIVKVNSFFDLEIIGETTDDAVGEAFDKSAKILGLPYPGGPLIDKFAQEGNPKAFPFTKPKVDGLNFSFSGLKTQILYFIQKNVALNPNFIEENKADICASIQYTIINILMDKLKLAVAETGINQIAIGGGVSANSGIRTTLKEAEKKYGWKSYIPKFEYTTDNAAMIGIVGYYNYLEENFCNAEVTSKARIEF from the coding sequence ATGTCAGAAAGAAAAATATATACGCTTGCTATCGAAAGTTCCTGTGATGATACTTCCGCAGCCGTGCTTTGTAACGATGTTGTTTTATCCAATATTGTAGCGCGACAAGCGATTCATGAAGAATATGGTGGTGTGGTTCCTGAATTGGCTTCGAGAGCGCACCAACAGAACATTGTTCCAGTAGTAGATGTTGCTATTAAAAAGGCTGGAATAACTAAAAACGACTTAAATTGTATCGCTTTCACACAAGGACCTGGATTAATGGGTTCGCTTTTAGTGGGAGGTTCGTTTGCAAAATCTATGAGTATGGCTTTACATATTCCGTTAATTGCAGTAAACCATATGAAAGCTCATATTTTGGCTCATTTTATTGATGAAGAAGGATTTGATAAACCAACGTTTCCTTTTTTAGCATTGACAATATCAGGTGGTCATACTCAAATTGTGAAAGTGAATAGCTTTTTTGATTTGGAAATTATTGGAGAAACAACAGATGATGCTGTAGGCGAAGCATTTGATAAATCAGCCAAGATATTAGGACTTCCTTATCCTGGTGGCCCTTTAATTGATAAATTTGCTCAAGAAGGTAATCCGAAAGCGTTTCCGTTTACCAAACCAAAAGTAGATGGACTAAATTTTAGCTTTAGTGGTTTGAAAACCCAAATTTTATATTTTATTCAAAAAAATGTAGCGCTAAATCCGAATTTCATTGAAGAAAACAAAGCCGATATCTGTGCTTCTATTCAATATACCATTATCAATATTTTAATGGATAAATTAAAATTAGCGGTTGCAGAAACAGGTATTAATCAGATTGCTATTGGTGGTGGTGTTTCGGCAAATTCAGGAATTAGAACCACATTAAAAGAAGCCGAAAAAAAATACGGATGGAAATCGTATATTCCTAAATTTGAATACACTACTGATAATGCTGCTATGATTGGAATTGTGGGATATTATAATTATTTAGAAGAAAATTTCTGCAACGCAGAAGTAACTTCAAAAGCACGAATTGAATTTTAA
- a CDS encoding translocation/assembly module TamB domain-containing protein, translated as MLLLLLGILLSIPCVQTSLGKYATNSINKSYGTNITIGKVAITPFGSVKLGDVLVLDHHQDTLFYIKKLNTSILSFKKIYDPGHPYLKDVVLHGLDVRIVNYKNEDYTNLDKFIDAFDDGTPSSGKFRMKANKMTVFNSRFQYIDYNLQTPKMLDFTQLNGKIEDFFIKGANVTTFIDKLSFKDHRGLFVENITADFLYTKKNILLEQLEMKTPLSEMKGRVELKYNRKDFSDFNNKVIFDVQFDKASIASNDLNYFYNEFGKNNVFYVDTHLIGTLNNFTTYNLKLVDKNQSEIIGTANFKNLFGKGNQEFYMNGNFDRITSNYEDLKSILPRILGNNLPSVLAKLGNVNIAGAIELTQKFINTDVSMLSQLGYLEGNLAMQNINNIDNASYQGNIKLDAFDLGALLSKNDIGKATLDLDVDGKGFTQKLLNTAIKGKIDAFYYNGYNYQNITVDGSMKMPYYKGYFNSNDPNLKMDFDGTIDLSLKAKKYDFKAQIDYADLHILNFYKSDSISILKGTIDFKADGNSIDDLAGILKINNVSYQNSKDSYFFEDFQITSSFDEEQIRTIEINSPDIITGEIVGKYKVNQVQKMVENALGSLYANYSPNQLEKGQFINFDLSIYDKIVEVFIPDVKISENTKAKGRINGDEGKFIFDFTSPNIIVYNNTIENVSIDIDNKNPLYNAYITVDSIKNSTYKIADFNLINLTLNDTLYVRSEFKGGPKSQDTYDLNLYHTIDENKQSVVGFKKSEIKFKDYLWFINELETEDNKIVFDKKFKDFDFQKLTLSHNDQKIDFYGTFRDSTYKDLNLSFNDVDLNKVTPTLDSLTFGGKINGKISYKQEDNKYDPISHLTIDSLKINQFLLGDLEFDIEGNENFNQFKVNSSLKQDGKEHFFVDGNVNFVGDQSKLDLEAGFDKFNLAPFGSLLGSVLSDVRGNATGRTTIGGSFTSPEIDGRLYLNDAGMRVPYLNVDYAFEKNAIVDLTEHQFSLRKIEVTDTKFNTKGVIDGTIKHKNLGDWDLDLHLISDNILALDTKDSDDTYYYGTAFMKGKASITGEINALVIKVAGESEKGTSIKIPVNDDEEIGDNTFINFMTTEEYQKSLIENIAKESRYEGIELDFNFDIDTDADIEIILNRETGHAMKGKGVGSMQMNINTLGKFEMFGDFIVQEGQYNFKYGGIIDKKFDVEKGGTIRWDGEPMDAVLDLKATYKTFANPAVLVESASFNRKVDTNVSILLNGNLSNPQPDFNIDFPTVSSVLRSELDYKLQDKDSRQTQAFALLATGSFVTAESTGNAAYGSLIEGASSIINGLFTDADSNLQFQLDYSQGNRLTEISDRVGVTLSTRVNDRITINGKANVPVGGVTETVIVGNLEVLIQINEDGTLNAHVFNRENDINYVGEGIGYTQGLGITYNVEFNTFKEMLQKIFSKNKKQKGTSKSQDELPDSEFPPEFIDFINQRKSKTQETPKEEPLKVPEID; from the coding sequence TTGCTGTTATTGTTATTGGGAATTCTTTTGTCTATACCTTGTGTTCAAACTTCATTAGGAAAATATGCAACTAATAGTATTAATAAATCTTACGGAACTAATATTACAATAGGTAAAGTTGCGATTACCCCATTTGGAAGCGTAAAATTAGGAGATGTTTTAGTCTTGGATCATCATCAAGATACGTTGTTTTATATCAAAAAACTAAATACTTCAATTTTAAGTTTCAAGAAAATTTACGATCCGGGTCATCCCTATTTAAAAGATGTGGTGTTACATGGTTTGGATGTTAGAATCGTTAATTATAAAAATGAAGACTACACCAATTTAGATAAATTCATTGATGCTTTTGATGACGGAACCCCTTCGTCAGGAAAGTTTAGAATGAAAGCCAATAAAATGACTGTTTTTAATAGTCGCTTTCAGTACATAGATTACAATCTTCAAACGCCAAAAATGCTCGATTTTACCCAACTGAATGGTAAAATTGAAGATTTTTTTATCAAAGGAGCTAACGTAACTACTTTTATTGACAAGTTATCCTTCAAAGATCACAGAGGTTTGTTTGTAGAGAACATCACTGCTGATTTTTTGTATACAAAGAAAAATATTCTGCTAGAGCAATTGGAAATGAAAACTCCTTTATCTGAAATGAAAGGTAGAGTAGAGTTGAAGTACAACAGAAAAGATTTTTCAGATTTTAATAACAAAGTTATTTTTGATGTTCAGTTTGATAAAGCTTCTATTGCGTCTAATGATTTGAATTATTTTTATAATGAGTTCGGAAAGAATAATGTTTTCTATGTAGATACGCATTTGATAGGTACTTTAAATAATTTTACAACTTATAATTTAAAGCTAGTAGATAAAAATCAGTCGGAAATTATTGGAACAGCCAATTTTAAAAATCTTTTTGGTAAAGGAAATCAAGAGTTTTATATGAATGGAAACTTTGATCGAATTACATCCAATTACGAAGATTTAAAATCTATTTTACCTCGAATTTTAGGGAATAATTTACCGTCAGTTTTAGCAAAATTAGGGAATGTAAATATTGCAGGTGCTATTGAGTTAACTCAAAAATTCATCAATACCGATGTGTCAATGTTATCTCAATTAGGATATTTAGAAGGGAATTTAGCCATGCAAAACATCAATAACATCGATAATGCTTCCTATCAAGGTAATATTAAGTTAGATGCTTTTGATTTGGGTGCTCTTTTAAGTAAGAATGATATTGGAAAAGCTACATTAGATTTAGACGTAGATGGAAAAGGATTTACTCAAAAATTATTGAATACGGCTATCAAAGGAAAAATTGATGCGTTTTATTATAATGGTTATAATTACCAAAATATTACAGTTGATGGTAGTATGAAAATGCCTTACTATAAAGGGTATTTTAACAGTAATGATCCTAATTTAAAAATGGATTTTGATGGTACAATTGACTTAAGTTTGAAAGCTAAAAAATATGATTTTAAAGCCCAAATTGATTATGCTGATTTACATATTTTAAATTTCTACAAATCGGATTCGATTTCAATTCTTAAAGGAACCATTGACTTTAAAGCGGATGGAAATTCAATTGATGATTTAGCCGGAATTTTAAAAATTAATAATGTTTCTTATCAAAATAGTAAAGATTCCTACTTCTTTGAGGATTTTCAAATAACGTCTTCATTTGATGAAGAACAAATTAGAACAATTGAGATTAATTCGCCCGATATTATTACAGGTGAAATCGTTGGGAAGTACAAAGTAAATCAAGTGCAAAAAATGGTAGAAAATGCCTTGGGAAGTTTGTATGCTAATTATTCTCCAAATCAATTAGAAAAAGGCCAGTTTATTAATTTCGATTTATCAATTTATGATAAAATAGTAGAAGTATTTATTCCTGATGTTAAAATTTCTGAAAATACTAAAGCAAAAGGGAGAATTAATGGAGATGAGGGGAAATTTATTTTTGATTTTACATCGCCTAACATTATTGTTTATAACAATACAATTGAAAATGTAAGCATCGATATTGATAATAAAAATCCGTTATATAATGCTTATATTACAGTGGATTCTATTAAAAATAGCACATATAAAATTGCCGATTTTAATTTAATTAATCTTACATTAAATGATACTTTATATGTACGCTCAGAATTTAAAGGAGGTCCTAAGAGTCAAGATACCTATGATTTAAACTTGTATCATACGATTGATGAAAATAAGCAATCTGTTGTTGGTTTTAAAAAATCAGAAATTAAATTTAAAGATTATTTGTGGTTCATTAATGAGTTAGAAACAGAAGATAACAAAATTGTTTTTGATAAAAAGTTTAAAGATTTTGATTTCCAAAAATTAACCTTATCACATAACGACCAAAAGATTGATTTCTATGGTACTTTTCGCGATTCCACTTACAAAGACTTAAACCTGTCTTTTAATGATGTTGATTTGAATAAGGTGACACCTACATTAGATAGTTTGACTTTTGGTGGTAAAATAAATGGAAAAATTAGCTATAAGCAAGAAGATAATAAATACGATCCTATTTCTCATTTGACAATTGATAGTTTAAAAATCAATCAGTTTTTACTAGGTGATTTAGAATTTGATATTGAAGGAAATGAAAATTTTAATCAATTTAAAGTCAATTCCAGTTTAAAACAAGATGGAAAAGAACATTTTTTTGTTGATGGTAATGTAAATTTTGTTGGAGATCAATCTAAATTAGATTTAGAAGCAGGTTTTGACAAGTTTAATTTAGCACCATTTGGTTCGTTATTAGGATCAGTTCTGTCTGATGTAAGAGGGAATGCAACGGGTAGAACTACTATAGGAGGTTCATTTACCTCACCTGAGATTGATGGTCGTTTATATTTAAACGATGCAGGAATGCGAGTTCCATATCTAAATGTAGATTATGCTTTTGAAAAAAATGCAATAGTAGATTTGACGGAGCATCAATTTAGTTTGCGAAAAATTGAAGTAACTGATACTAAATTCAATACTAAAGGGGTTATTGACGGAACAATTAAACATAAAAATCTAGGCGATTGGGACTTAGATTTACATTTAATATCAGATAATATTCTAGCATTAGATACAAAAGATTCAGATGATACTTATTATTACGGAACTGCCTTTATGAAAGGTAAAGCGAGTATTACGGGTGAAATCAATGCTTTAGTTATCAAAGTAGCTGGAGAATCTGAAAAAGGAACTTCAATTAAAATTCCGGTTAATGATGATGAAGAAATTGGAGATAATACATTTATCAATTTTATGACAACAGAGGAATATCAAAAATCCTTAATTGAAAATATTGCCAAAGAAAGTAGATACGAAGGTATAGAACTCGATTTTAATTTTGATATTGATACCGATGCAGATATCGAAATTATTTTGAATAGAGAAACGGGTCATGCTATGAAAGGTAAAGGTGTAGGATCTATGCAGATGAACATAAATACTCTCGGTAAATTTGAAATGTTTGGTGATTTTATTGTTCAAGAAGGACAATACAATTTTAAATATGGTGGAATTATCGATAAGAAATTTGATGTTGAAAAAGGAGGAACTATTCGTTGGGATGGTGAACCTATGGATGCTGTTCTTGATTTAAAAGCCACTTATAAAACTTTTGCAAACCCTGCTGTTTTAGTAGAAAGTGCTTCTTTTAATAGAAAAGTAGATACTAATGTTTCCATATTATTAAATGGTAATTTAAGCAATCCTCAGCCTGACTTTAATATTGATTTTCCAACTGTAAGTTCTGTTTTACGAAGTGAATTAGATTATAAACTTCAAGATAAAGATTCACGTCAAACGCAAGCTTTTGCATTACTAGCAACGGGTTCATTTGTTACTGCAGAATCTACAGGAAATGCTGCTTATGGTTCTTTAATTGAAGGGGCAAGTTCAATTATAAATGGTTTATTCACTGATGCGGATAGTAATTTGCAATTTCAATTAGATTATTCTCAAGGAAATAGATTAACTGAAATCTCAGATAGAGTAGGAGTTACACTAAGTACAAGAGTAAACGATAGAATTACAATTAATGGTAAAGCTAATGTACCAGTTGGTGGGGTTACTGAAACTGTAATTGTTGGAAATTTAGAAGTATTGATTCAGATAAATGAGGATGGAACACTAAACGCTCACGTATTTAATAGAGAAAATGATATTAATTATGTAGGAGAAGGTATTGGATATACACAAGGTTTAGGAATTACCTATAACGTAGAATTCAATACATTTAAAGAAATGTTGCAGAAAATATTCAGTAAAAATAAAAAGCAAAAAGGAACATCAAAATCACAAGATGAACTTCCTGATTCTGAATTCCCACCTGAGTTTATAGATTTCATAAACCAACGTAAATCTAAAACACAAGAAACTCCAAAAGAGGAACCATTAAAAGTTCCTGAAATCGATTAA
- a CDS encoding acetyl-CoA C-acyltransferase — translation MNKKVVIVSAVRTPIGSFMGALSSVPATKLGAAAIKGALNKINLDPKLVDEVLMGNVVQAGNGQAPARQAALFAGLSDSVPCTTINKVCASGMKAVMQGAQAIMAGDVEIVVAGGMENMSLIPHYVHLRNGVKFGPTSLVDGMQKDGLTDAYDNNAMGVCADLCASEYNITREDQDNFAIQSYERSAAAWEAGKFDAEIVPVEVPQRRGDAIVVSKDEEFTNVKLDKIPSLAPVFTKEGTVTAANASTINDGAAALVLMSEEKAQSLGLKPLAYIKSYADAAQEPKWFTTAPAKALPKALDKAGISISDVDFFEFNEAFSVVGLANAKILGLDNNKVNVNGGAVSLGHPLGCSGARIIVTLINVLNQNNAKIGAAAICNGGGGASAIVIERA, via the coding sequence ATGAACAAAAAAGTAGTTATCGTTTCTGCCGTAAGAACTCCAATTGGAAGTTTCATGGGAGCTTTATCTAGTGTACCTGCTACTAAGTTAGGTGCTGCTGCCATCAAAGGCGCTTTAAATAAAATCAATTTAGACCCTAAATTAGTTGACGAAGTATTAATGGGGAATGTAGTGCAAGCTGGAAACGGACAAGCTCCTGCTCGTCAAGCCGCTTTATTTGCAGGCTTATCAGACAGTGTTCCTTGTACCACTATTAATAAAGTTTGTGCTAGTGGTATGAAAGCTGTTATGCAAGGTGCTCAAGCTATCATGGCTGGTGATGTTGAAATTGTAGTTGCTGGAGGTATGGAAAACATGAGTTTGATTCCTCATTACGTTCACTTAAGAAATGGTGTTAAATTCGGACCAACATCTTTAGTTGATGGTATGCAAAAAGATGGTTTAACAGATGCTTACGACAATAATGCAATGGGTGTTTGTGCCGATTTATGTGCATCTGAATATAATATTACAAGAGAAGATCAAGATAACTTCGCTATTCAATCATATGAGCGTTCTGCTGCTGCTTGGGAAGCTGGGAAATTCGATGCAGAAATTGTTCCAGTTGAAGTTCCTCAAAGAAGAGGTGATGCTATCGTAGTTTCTAAAGACGAAGAATTCACGAATGTAAAATTAGATAAAATTCCATCATTAGCTCCTGTTTTCACAAAAGAAGGAACGGTTACAGCTGCAAATGCTTCAACTATTAATGACGGTGCCGCGGCTTTAGTATTAATGAGCGAAGAAAAAGCACAATCTTTAGGATTAAAACCTTTAGCTTACATAAAATCATACGCTGATGCAGCACAAGAACCTAAATGGTTTACAACTGCACCTGCAAAAGCATTACCGAAAGCATTAGACAAAGCTGGAATTTCAATTTCTGATGTTGATTTCTTTGAATTTAACGAAGCTTTCTCTGTAGTTGGTTTAGCTAACGCAAAAATCTTAGGATTAGATAATAATAAAGTAAATGTTAACGGTGGTGCAGTTTCTTTAGGTCATCCACTTGGATGTTCTGGAGCAAGAATTATTGTTACTTTAATCAATGTTTTAAATCAAAACAATGCTAAAATTGGTGCAGCTGCTATTTGTAATGGTGGTGGAGGTGCTTCAGCAATTGTGATTGAAAGAGCATAA
- a CDS encoding 16S rRNA (uracil(1498)-N(3))-methyltransferase gives MQLFYNSNIKQGDTSFFFDKDESKHIVKVLRKKESDKIFITNGLGYLFESEIVLASEKKCEVKIIKETFQESDKFYTHIAVAPTKMNDRLEWFLEKATEIGIHEITPIICDHSERKVYKIDRAEKIIQAAMKQSLHYYIPKINEPISFSQFVKSNFEGQKFIAHCEETDKKSFKMEAKKDEKITILIGPEGDFSTKEINLATENHFIPVTLGNTRLRTETAALVACHTIALINE, from the coding sequence ATGCAACTATTCTATAACTCAAATATAAAACAAGGTGATACTTCTTTCTTTTTTGATAAAGACGAAAGCAAACACATTGTAAAAGTTTTACGTAAAAAAGAAAGCGATAAAATTTTCATTACTAATGGATTAGGCTATCTATTTGAATCTGAAATTGTATTAGCTTCAGAGAAAAAATGCGAAGTAAAAATCATAAAGGAAACCTTTCAGGAATCGGATAAGTTTTATACACATATAGCAGTTGCTCCTACTAAAATGAATGATCGTTTGGAATGGTTTTTAGAAAAAGCAACTGAAATTGGTATCCACGAAATCACGCCAATCATTTGTGATCATTCAGAAAGAAAAGTTTATAAAATTGATCGAGCAGAGAAGATTATTCAAGCTGCCATGAAACAATCGCTTCATTATTATATTCCAAAAATCAATGAACCGATTTCGTTCTCCCAATTCGTAAAATCGAATTTTGAGGGACAAAAATTCATCGCACATTGCGAAGAAACGGATAAAAAATCATTCAAAATGGAAGCCAAAAAAGACGAAAAAATCACCATTCTAATTGGTCCAGAAGGCGATTTTTCTACAAAAGAAATCAATTTGGCTACAGAAAATCATTTTATTCCTGTAACTTTGGGAAATACAAGATTGCGAACCGAAACCGCTGCTTTAGTTGCTTGTCATACAATTGCTTTGATAAATGAATAG
- a CDS encoding NTF2 fold immunity protein, protein MKIIVLFILSCTSNLLVSQESSLKTPAEITLEFIKDYKKWNDFAYNLSNNDKNSDEIIELEYKKIITKYCQANKIYQGISYGSHSNHCPEKESISKVHIKKNSAIIKTKFVDPSNSFRNANYEYHFVKIENNWFLEEVFLVDKEGKYEGL, encoded by the coding sequence ATGAAAATTATTGTCTTATTTATCTTAAGTTGTACTTCAAACTTACTAGTATCGCAAGAAAGCAGTTTAAAAACACCTGCCGAAATAACTTTAGAGTTCATTAAAGATTATAAAAAATGGAATGATTTTGCTTATAATTTAAGCAACAATGATAAAAATAGTGATGAAATAATTGAGTTAGAATATAAAAAAATAATTACAAAATACTGTCAAGCAAATAAAATCTATCAAGGAATTTCTTATGGAAGCCATTCCAACCATTGTCCTGAAAAAGAATCTATTAGCAAAGTGCACATTAAAAAAAATAGCGCAATTATTAAAACAAAATTTGTTGACCCAAGTAACAGTTTTCGAAATGCAAATTATGAATATCACTTTGTAAAAATCGAAAACAATTGGTTTTTAGAGGAAGTATTTCTTGTTGATAAAGAGGGAAAGTATGAAGGTTTATAG
- a CDS encoding DUF4159 domain-containing protein — MNRFLILIAFIWNLGFTQEIAVAKYSGGGDWYANPTSLPNLAKFCNQNINTKINTKIATVDVGSTEIFSYPYIHMTGHGNVVFSPNDVINLRNYLMSGGFLHIDDNYGMNEYIRKEIKKIFPDNPLIEIPSNHILFKEPFNFPGGLPKIHEHDNQKPQAFGIFIEGRIVLLYTYETDLGDGWEDTEVHNNPQSVREKALRMGANIVNYAFKN; from the coding sequence ATGAATAGATTTTTAATCCTCATAGCATTTATTTGGAATTTGGGTTTTACCCAAGAAATTGCAGTCGCTAAATATTCTGGTGGTGGCGATTGGTATGCCAATCCTACTTCTCTACCCAATTTGGCTAAATTTTGCAATCAAAACATCAATACTAAAATCAATACTAAAATTGCAACGGTTGATGTTGGGAGTACTGAAATTTTCTCCTATCCCTACATTCATATGACCGGACACGGAAATGTTGTTTTTAGCCCAAATGATGTGATTAATCTTCGTAATTATCTTATGTCGGGCGGTTTTTTACATATTGATGATAATTATGGGATGAATGAATACATTCGAAAAGAAATCAAGAAAATATTTCCTGACAATCCGTTAATAGAAATTCCATCAAATCACATATTATTCAAAGAACCTTTTAATTTTCCTGGTGGTTTACCAAAGATTCACGAGCATGATAATCAAAAACCACAAGCTTTTGGAATTTTTATTGAAGGTAGAATTGTGCTTTTATACACGTATGAAACCGACTTAGGAGATGGTTGGGAAGACACAGAAGTACACAATAATCCACAAAGTGTTAGAGAAAAAGCTTTGAGAATGGGAGCTAATATTGTAAATTACGCTTTTAAAAATTAA